One genomic window of Acidovorax radicis includes the following:
- the flgG gene encoding flagellar basal-body rod protein FlgG produces MINSLWIAKTGMSAQQTQLDVISHNLANVSTTGYKRNSAVFEDLIYQNLRQVGANTTEQNQLPTGLHLGLGVRTVATSRNFLQGSLQESKNNLDVAINGNGFFEVTMPDGTLGYTRDGSFQVDAQGRMVTSSGLPVANGITIPANATSISISAEGAVSATVPGNTQPQALGNLAMSSFINPAGLEPIGQNLFKESAASGQPQQGTPGTNGLGIIKQGFLEASNVNVVEELVTMIQTQRAYEMNSKAITTSDQMLAKLAQL; encoded by the coding sequence ATGATCAACTCTCTCTGGATCGCCAAAACCGGCATGTCTGCCCAGCAGACCCAGCTCGACGTCATCTCGCACAACCTGGCCAACGTCTCGACCACCGGCTACAAGCGCAACAGCGCGGTGTTCGAAGACCTGATTTACCAGAACCTGCGCCAGGTGGGCGCCAACACCACAGAGCAGAACCAGTTGCCCACCGGCCTGCACCTGGGCCTGGGCGTGCGCACCGTGGCGACCAGCCGCAACTTCTTGCAGGGCAGCCTGCAGGAGTCCAAGAACAACCTGGACGTGGCCATCAATGGCAACGGTTTTTTTGAAGTGACGATGCCCGACGGCACCCTGGGTTACACCCGCGACGGCTCGTTCCAGGTCGATGCACAGGGGCGCATGGTCACCTCCAGCGGCCTGCCCGTGGCCAATGGCATCACCATTCCGGCCAACGCAACGAGCATCAGCATCAGCGCAGAGGGCGCCGTGTCGGCCACGGTGCCGGGCAACACCCAGCCGCAGGCACTGGGCAACCTGGCCATGTCGAGTTTTATCAATCCGGCTGGGCTGGAGCCCATCGGACAGAACCTTTTCAAGGAATCCGCAGCGTCGGGCCAACCCCAGCAGGGCACACCGGGCACCAATGGCCTGGGGATCATCAAGCAGGGTTTTTTGGAGGCGTCCAACGTGAACGTGGTGGAAGAACTTGTCACCATGATCCAGACCCAGCGCGCCTACGAAATGAATTCCAAGGCGATCACGACATCGGATCAGATGCTGGCCAAGCTCGCCCAGCTGTGA